The following proteins are co-located in the Ancylothrix sp. D3o genome:
- a CDS encoding ATP-binding protein yields the protein MQAHTVQLTELPTPNDKLGQQIAQTIQTSADRSSLLSEIACAIGEAFGLDGCLIVVRDSRLVEDSSVSVLEHSCGSQLGLTFQMLDGHPSQLIGLVSSRATLKDETRAIVTLLEENDFVAIDDLGVNGCNVALRHFWETLEAQAVLAIKTEMQGFVNGGIALMRHTPYCWTDSDKELLKTVSDQVAVAISQVVDKRAIGTLQQQVGAFTEHRNLIERLTMAIHNALDLNQILQLAIDGIAETFRVNQGLVLLLKYIDPLFATRMACGDGKLTTPQAKRLPKAKVTVASVSPVVQLNSQGESLLNQSFWVSDCALCSMAFTDGPLPLVIADKRELLSSYSGVEVASIFSPQVFPALLLVPLMGMSTGSSGGGTVLGFLALQHDSPRFWAPEELELVELIAAQLSTAIIQTQTMQHVQALVEERTAQLQRSLEVQAKLYEKTRQQIDQLRRLNQLKDEFLATMSHELRTPLTSMRMAIQMLRQPGLPEDRRGKYLDILEQQCLQETSLINDLLTLQKLESNSEKLQLQKVNLIDLIAELSESFERNWGSKKLKLSVNLPKRSVKLETDRDSLYRILEELLTNAGKYSDPGTTVVLRAKSCVCDGNAVVVLSLSNTGRGISASELPYIFDKFRRGQGVTQQAIAGTGLGLALVKSLVQHLNGSINVSSEPSAEGVAWETCFTLTLPQVFDCSKV from the coding sequence ATGCAGGCACATACCGTGCAACTGACGGAGCTACCGACCCCTAATGATAAGCTGGGGCAACAAATTGCTCAGACGATCCAGACCAGTGCTGATCGGTCGAGTTTGCTGAGCGAAATAGCTTGTGCTATTGGGGAAGCATTTGGCTTAGACGGCTGCCTGATTGTAGTGAGAGACAGCCGACTGGTGGAAGATAGCTCAGTTAGCGTCTTAGAGCACTCCTGTGGCAGTCAACTGGGCTTGACGTTTCAAATGCTCGACGGCCACCCCAGCCAACTGATCGGCCTAGTGTCTTCACGGGCGACGCTGAAAGATGAAACAAGGGCGATAGTGACTCTGCTGGAAGAGAACGACTTTGTAGCGATTGACGATCTCGGCGTGAACGGATGCAATGTTGCTCTGAGACATTTTTGGGAAACCTTAGAAGCGCAAGCGGTTTTGGCGATAAAAACAGAAATGCAAGGTTTTGTGAATGGAGGGATTGCGCTGATGCGTCACACGCCTTATTGTTGGACAGATTCAGACAAGGAATTACTTAAAACTGTGTCAGATCAAGTGGCGGTTGCTATCTCTCAAGTGGTCGATAAAAGAGCAATTGGGACATTACAACAACAGGTGGGCGCTTTTACCGAACACCGCAACCTGATCGAACGGTTAACTATGGCCATCCACAACGCCCTCGACCTCAATCAAATCTTGCAATTGGCTATCGACGGGATAGCAGAAACTTTTCGGGTTAATCAAGGTTTGGTGCTGCTTTTAAAATATATCGATCCGCTGTTTGCAACTCGAATGGCCTGCGGTGATGGGAAATTAACGACACCCCAGGCGAAACGTTTGCCAAAAGCAAAGGTGACGGTGGCTTCGGTTTCGCCTGTAGTTCAGCTTAATTCTCAGGGAGAATCGCTTTTAAATCAGTCGTTTTGGGTGTCGGATTGTGCTTTGTGTTCGATGGCGTTTACGGATGGCCCATTACCGCTGGTGATTGCTGACAAAAGGGAGTTGTTAAGCTCTTATTCTGGGGTAGAGGTGGCGTCAATTTTTAGCCCACAGGTTTTTCCGGCGCTTTTGTTGGTGCCGCTGATGGGGATGTCTACCGGCTCTTCTGGTGGGGGTACGGTGTTGGGGTTTTTGGCTTTGCAACATGATTCTCCGCGTTTTTGGGCGCCGGAGGAGTTAGAGTTGGTGGAGTTGATTGCGGCTCAGCTAAGTACGGCGATTATCCAAACTCAAACGATGCAGCACGTTCAAGCTTTGGTGGAGGAACGCACGGCGCAGTTACAGCGTTCTTTGGAGGTGCAGGCAAAACTTTATGAAAAAACTCGTCAGCAAATTGACCAATTACGTCGCTTAAATCAGCTAAAAGATGAGTTCTTGGCGACGATGAGCCATGAGTTGCGAACTCCTCTAACGAGTATGCGGATGGCAATTCAGATGTTGCGTCAGCCTGGTTTGCCGGAAGACCGGCGCGGTAAGTATTTGGATATTCTTGAACAACAGTGCCTTCAGGAAACTTCTCTGATTAATGATTTGCTGACGCTGCAAAAGCTGGAATCTAATTCGGAAAAGCTGCAATTGCAAAAGGTCAACTTGATTGATTTAATTGCGGAGCTTAGCGAGTCTTTTGAGCGAAACTGGGGGTCGAAAAAGTTAAAATTATCGGTCAATTTGCCTAAACGCTCTGTGAAGTTGGAAACTGATCGCGATAGTTTGTATCGCATTCTCGAAGAATTGCTGACCAATGCTGGCAAGTATTCTGATCCGGGGACGACGGTGGTTTTACGGGCTAAGTCTTGTGTCTGTGATGGTAATGCTGTTGTTGTTCTGAGTTTGTCTAATACGGGCCGGGGAATTTCTGCTTCTGAGTTGCCTTATATTTTTGATAAGTTCCGTCGGGGTCAAGGGGTGACTCAGCAGGCTATTGCTGGGACGGGTTTGGGTTTGGCTTTGGTTAAGTCTCTTGTTCAGCATTTGAATGGTTCGATTAATGTGTCTAGTGAACCTTCTGCTGAGGGTGTGGCTTGGGAAACTTGTTTTACTCTGACTTTGCCGCAGGTGTTTGATTGCAGTAAGGTGTAG
- a CDS encoding glutathione S-transferase family protein, translated as MLKLYGGARSRASIVQWYLEEISVPYEFVLLDMGAGEHLEPAFLAINPMGKVPAIVDENFKLWESGAILIYLAEKYGKMPDSLEGRAEITQWVLFANATLGPGIFVEASRDREQRQLLTPLNQLFEQQAFVLGNEFSVADVAVGSILAYIPMMLKLDLSAYPAVVNYIQRISERPGFQKAIGARSK; from the coding sequence GTGTTAAAACTTTATGGCGGCGCACGCAGTCGGGCTTCTATTGTCCAATGGTATTTAGAAGAAATCTCCGTCCCTTACGAATTTGTCTTGCTTGATATGGGGGCCGGTGAACATCTTGAACCGGCATTCTTGGCTATCAATCCTATGGGCAAGGTACCGGCCATTGTCGATGAAAATTTTAAACTCTGGGAATCGGGCGCCATCCTCATTTATCTTGCGGAAAAATACGGCAAAATGCCCGACTCTTTAGAAGGACGGGCTGAAATCACTCAATGGGTACTTTTTGCTAATGCTACTCTGGGGCCAGGTATTTTTGTTGAAGCCAGCCGAGACCGCGAACAGCGCCAACTTTTAACTCCTCTCAATCAACTTTTTGAGCAACAAGCTTTTGTGTTGGGGAATGAGTTTAGTGTGGCGGATGTCGCCGTTGGCTCTATTTTGGCTTATATCCCCATGATGCTCAAACTTGACCTCAGTGCCTATCCGGCTGTCGTTAATTATATCCAGCGCATCTCTGAGCGTCCTGGTTTCCAAAAAGCTATCGGTGCCCGTAGTAAGTAG
- a CDS encoding photosystem II reaction center protein K encodes MQAAMLLAKLPEAYSIFDPLVDVLPIIPVFFLLLAFVWQAAVGFR; translated from the coding sequence ATGCAAGCAGCGATGTTATTGGCAAAATTGCCCGAAGCTTACTCGATTTTTGATCCGCTGGTAGATGTTCTGCCAATTATCCCCGTATTTTTCTTGCTGCTGGCCTTTGTGTGGCAAGCAGCCGTTGGTTTCCGCTAA
- the tgt gene encoding tRNA guanosine(34) transglycosylase Tgt gives MAGAFEFECLAQCSQTNARVGVFSTPHGPVETPCFMPVGTLATVKAVTPDQLVAAGAGMILGNTYHLHLQPGENLVAAAGGLHQFMSWKGPILTDSGGFQVFSLSALRTITEEGVKFRSPRDGRMIDITPEKSIQIQNQLGADVIMAFDECPPYPATREQVELATERTYRWLKRCISAHNRSDQALFGIVQGGIYPDLRAKAAVELTKLDLPGYAIGGVSVGEPAEFIPHIVNATAPLLPKSKPRYLMGVGTYREMARAVAAGVDMFDCVIPTRLARHGAVMVQGERWNIKNAKFRDDFQPLDETCPCYTCQNFSRAYLSHLVRSGEILAHVLLSIHNLTELIHFNKRMRKAIQEDRFASEFSRWLRDDAMVESER, from the coding sequence ATGGCGGGAGCCTTTGAATTTGAATGTTTGGCTCAATGCAGTCAAACAAATGCACGCGTCGGTGTTTTTTCGACGCCACACGGGCCAGTTGAAACGCCTTGTTTTATGCCGGTGGGTACACTGGCAACGGTTAAAGCGGTGACTCCTGACCAGCTTGTGGCTGCCGGTGCGGGGATGATTTTAGGCAATACTTATCATTTACACCTCCAACCAGGTGAAAATCTTGTCGCGGCTGCGGGGGGTTTACATCAATTTATGAGTTGGAAGGGCCCGATTTTGACCGATTCGGGGGGCTTTCAGGTGTTTAGTTTAAGCGCATTACGCACAATTACGGAGGAGGGTGTGAAGTTTCGCTCTCCCCGCGATGGTCGTATGATTGACATTACGCCAGAAAAGTCTATCCAAATTCAAAATCAATTGGGCGCGGATGTGATTATGGCCTTTGATGAGTGTCCGCCTTATCCCGCGACGCGAGAACAAGTGGAACTGGCAACGGAACGGACTTACCGCTGGTTAAAGCGATGTATAAGCGCTCACAATCGATCTGATCAAGCATTGTTTGGCATTGTTCAGGGGGGTATATATCCCGATTTGCGGGCAAAAGCTGCTGTTGAACTCACTAAGTTAGATTTGCCTGGCTATGCAATTGGGGGGGTAAGTGTGGGAGAACCGGCAGAGTTTATCCCGCATATTGTTAATGCAACAGCACCGTTATTGCCAAAGTCAAAACCGCGTTATTTGATGGGGGTGGGAACTTATCGGGAAATGGCGCGGGCTGTGGCAGCCGGTGTTGATATGTTTGATTGCGTGATTCCGACTCGTTTAGCCCGTCACGGCGCAGTTATGGTGCAGGGGGAACGCTGGAATATCAAAAACGCCAAATTTCGGGACGATTTTCAACCGCTTGATGAAACTTGCCCTTGCTATACTTGCCAAAATTTTAGTCGGGCATACCTTTCTCATCTTGTGCGAAGTGGAGAAATTTTAGCTCACGTTTTATTATCTATTCATAATCTAACGGAGTTGATACACTTTAACAAGCGGATGCGGAAGGCGATTCAAGAAGACCGGTTTGCCAGCGAATTTTCCCGATGGTTAAGGGATGATGCGATGGTGGAAAGCGAGCGGTGA
- a CDS encoding RNA-binding protein: MNCDPSNIMMPAPCIVETGILVNKQDIRRLLADLGRVRYIHIQDGKCHRQGEGFILEVFADRDQSTIIANHALYLNVYSFDYLELKVSPTKETYFDLIQENRQLRLIPLSNPLQERDNNHLSASAISAVLTEVLTAKLDAEMDDEGTLPF, translated from the coding sequence ATGAATTGCGATCCATCAAATATAATGATGCCTGCTCCCTGTATTGTCGAAACCGGCATTTTAGTTAACAAACAAGATATCCGCCGCTTGCTTGCTGATTTAGGCCGTGTCCGCTACATCCATATTCAGGATGGAAAATGCCACCGCCAAGGAGAAGGTTTTATCCTTGAGGTATTTGCCGATAGAGACCAATCCACGATCATCGCTAATCACGCTTTGTATCTCAATGTTTACAGTTTTGATTATTTAGAGCTTAAAGTTTCTCCTACCAAGGAGACTTATTTCGATTTAATTCAAGAAAATCGCCAGTTGCGATTAATTCCTTTGTCTAATCCTCTCCAAGAACGCGACAATAACCATTTGAGTGCATCGGCTATTTCAGCGGTTTTGACTGAAGTTCTCACCGCTAAGTTAGATGCGGAAATGGATGATGAAGGCACTTTGCCGTTTTGA
- the cobS gene encoding adenosylcobinamide-GDP ribazoletransferase yields MAEIDRAVGIVVEFFHRCTQIFAAAIAFYTCLPLPPAVTLEFRGIARFAPMIGILLGGILGLVDMGLQQLGMPVLTRSALVVVLWIAITGGLHLDGVMDSADGLAVPDPQKRLQAMADSVTGAYGAMAAIALLLLKTSALHDLDGSRVLALMAAAGWGRWGQLVAINRYPYLKPTGKGAFHKDGASPFDLLPGLVLLLLLSAVQIFFYPSQWLVAVGMALGGGAIAILTGAWFNYKLGGHTGDTYGAVVEWTEALLLCLLVGL; encoded by the coding sequence ATGGCAGAGATTGACAGAGCAGTTGGCATAGTTGTTGAATTTTTCCACCGCTGCACCCAAATTTTCGCAGCAGCTATAGCATTTTATACCTGTTTACCGCTGCCGCCCGCAGTGACTTTGGAATTTCGAGGTATTGCGCGTTTTGCGCCGATGATTGGGATACTGCTGGGGGGAATTTTAGGGCTAGTGGATATGGGTTTGCAACAGCTTGGAATGCCGGTGCTGACTCGGTCTGCCTTGGTGGTGGTGCTTTGGATTGCCATCACCGGGGGGCTACATTTAGATGGTGTCATGGATAGCGCCGATGGGCTTGCGGTGCCAGACCCCCAAAAGCGTTTACAAGCGATGGCAGATAGTGTCACCGGCGCTTATGGGGCGATGGCTGCAATTGCTTTGTTGTTGCTGAAAACTTCGGCTTTGCATGATCTTGATGGCAGTCGGGTTTTGGCTTTGATGGCGGCGGCTGGGTGGGGCCGGTGGGGACAATTGGTGGCGATTAACCGTTATCCTTATCTTAAACCGACGGGTAAAGGGGCTTTTCATAAAGATGGGGCTAGTCCTTTTGATTTGTTACCCGGACTTGTATTACTTTTGCTTTTAAGTGCTGTACAAATTTTTTTCTATCCGAGTCAGTGGTTGGTGGCGGTGGGGATGGCGTTAGGGGGGGGTGCTATTGCTATTCTCACCGGCGCTTGGTTTAACTATAAGTTAGGCGGTCACACGGGCGATACTTATGGGGCTGTGGTGGAGTGGACAGAAGCGCTTTTGCTTTGTTTATTGGTGGGGCTTTAA
- a CDS encoding zinc ribbon domain-containing protein, protein MQPPAATIYCPNPACETANSETQKFCQKCGNPLPKRYLWAIGSPINHIKPAELIADRYLFKTEQILLDTKPGLLPNISENIPQEITPYLRLFPYRLHIPQLYGQLPTRENTKNPIWLLEQAPIDNKKINIIASETQQPTGHKHPKTILHPPLSRAWKHGSPMRQLNWLWQIAQLWEPLNKEGAASSLFNPHLLRAEGQLVRLLQLQLQPTTSPLSQLGELWLQWVSESQPQIAPFLEKLSHSLIQAEIQTSSHLVNILDRALQRAAISQERSYQLATRTDTGPTRRRNEDACYPNPGHDQKSPTDPLVIVCDGIGGHEGGNVASRCAIDTIRHRLASLKSNLASLSAPSLIGELERATCIANDEISDRNNDEQRLGRQRMGTTLVMALAKNHEVYITHVGDSRAYWISPTGCYQVTLDDDMATREVRLGYAFYRDAVEQPAAGSLVQALGMASSGLLHPSVSRFIIDENAIFLLCSDGLSDNDRVDQCWESELAPVLKGNTDLATAASRLIEVANKENGHDNVTVGLLYCRVKDNPNAGVFSNLLLSDLETAVQNPENLSHPAGHHSQHTANTVLSTATTQLIPRSPSPTSGGGFKSPLPWLLAIAALLGIPVLAYFTLPELQEKINPLIGRPATSTTAASPVAPNTEVSPTSLEAGAIIRTQLPSPEAGSTQTEIEPSQIERSRNLQVFAKAGGTETLGTLSTGSILKILEKQPLNGINWLNVQVCWLHPHQKNFNAKIQPTPENKPASISKKLSPTRTNAQIAATPKPELPIPSPGLNVGETGWVREDELLPLVVNDNLNPQDLSPEIQAQCATTP, encoded by the coding sequence ATGCAACCACCCGCTGCAACAATATACTGCCCCAACCCCGCTTGTGAGACAGCCAACTCTGAAACGCAAAAATTTTGTCAAAAATGCGGAAACCCCTTACCCAAACGCTACCTGTGGGCAATAGGCTCTCCTATAAACCACATCAAACCAGCCGAATTAATAGCAGATCGCTACCTTTTCAAAACCGAGCAGATTTTACTCGATACCAAACCAGGATTGCTACCAAACATTAGCGAAAACATTCCCCAAGAAATCACACCCTACCTGAGACTATTTCCATACCGGCTCCACATCCCCCAACTCTACGGCCAACTACCCACCAGAGAAAACACAAAAAACCCAATCTGGCTACTCGAACAAGCCCCCATCGACAACAAAAAAATTAATATCATAGCCAGTGAGACGCAGCAACCAACCGGCCACAAACACCCAAAAACAATATTACACCCTCCCCTCAGTCGCGCTTGGAAACACGGCAGCCCCATGCGCCAACTTAACTGGCTGTGGCAAATCGCCCAACTGTGGGAACCCCTGAACAAAGAAGGAGCAGCCTCAAGCTTATTCAACCCACACCTACTAAGAGCCGAAGGGCAACTTGTCCGCTTATTGCAACTCCAACTACAACCAACAACATCGCCCCTATCTCAACTCGGAGAACTATGGTTGCAATGGGTAAGCGAAAGCCAACCCCAAATCGCCCCCTTTTTAGAAAAACTCAGCCATAGCCTCATCCAAGCCGAAATACAAACAAGCAGTCACCTGGTCAACATACTCGACCGCGCCTTACAGCGAGCAGCCATAAGCCAAGAACGCAGCTATCAACTAGCAACCCGCACAGACACCGGCCCCACCCGTAGACGCAACGAAGACGCCTGTTATCCCAACCCCGGACACGATCAAAAATCCCCCACAGACCCCCTGGTGATCGTATGCGATGGAATTGGCGGCCATGAAGGCGGCAACGTCGCCAGCCGGTGCGCCATCGATACCATCCGCCACCGCCTAGCCAGCCTGAAATCAAATTTAGCCTCCCTCAGTGCCCCCAGCCTGATCGGCGAACTTGAAAGAGCCACCTGTATCGCCAACGACGAAATCAGCGACCGCAACAACGACGAACAGCGTCTAGGCCGGCAGCGGATGGGAACCACCCTCGTTATGGCCCTCGCCAAAAACCACGAAGTTTATATCACCCACGTTGGCGACAGTCGCGCCTACTGGATCTCTCCAACCGGCTGCTATCAAGTCACCCTCGACGATGATATGGCAACCCGCGAAGTGCGGCTGGGTTACGCCTTCTACCGTGATGCCGTCGAACAACCCGCCGCCGGCTCATTAGTACAAGCCTTGGGAATGGCCAGTTCAGGACTGCTCCATCCCAGCGTCAGCCGATTTATTATCGACGAAAATGCGATTTTTTTACTTTGCTCTGACGGATTAAGCGATAATGACCGCGTTGATCAATGTTGGGAAAGCGAACTCGCACCGGTTTTAAAAGGCAACACCGATCTCGCCACCGCAGCCTCCCGATTAATTGAAGTTGCCAATAAAGAAAACGGTCACGATAATGTTACCGTTGGCTTGCTTTACTGTCGTGTCAAAGATAATCCCAATGCCGGTGTTTTCTCCAACCTGCTACTTTCCGACTTAGAAACTGCTGTCCAAAACCCAGAAAATCTGTCCCATCCGGCAGGACATCACAGCCAACACACTGCCAACACCGTTTTATCCACAGCCACCACCCAACTTATACCCCGTTCTCCCTCTCCAACGTCGGGCGGAGGCTTTAAAAGTCCCCTTCCTTGGTTATTAGCAATTGCTGCACTGTTGGGGATTCCTGTTTTAGCCTACTTTACCTTGCCCGAATTACAAGAAAAAATTAATCCCTTAATTGGGCGTCCAGCCACTTCTACCACTGCTGCTTCGCCCGTCGCACCAAATACTGAGGTTTCTCCAACATCTTTAGAAGCCGGTGCAATTATCCGAACACAACTGCCTTCCCCAGAGGCCGGTTCTACCCAAACTGAAATTGAGCCAAGTCAAATTGAGCGAAGTCGAAATTTACAAGTATTTGCCAAAGCCGGCGGAACCGAAACTTTAGGAACTCTCTCCACCGGCAGCATTTTAAAAATTCTCGAAAAACAGCCTCTTAATGGCATCAACTGGTTAAACGTACAAGTCTGCTGGCTGCATCCCCATCAAAAAAACTTCAACGCCAAAATTCAACCAACCCCAGAAAACAAACCGGCATCTATAAGTAAAAAACTTTCCCCAACCCGGACAAATGCCCAAATAGCAGCAACCCCTAAACCAGAACTGCCAATACCCTCTCCCGGCTTAAATGTCGGTGAGACAGGATGGGTGCGAGAAGACGAACTTTTACCCCTCGTCGTTAACGACAATCTCAACCCACAAGATTTATCCCCCGAAATTCAAGCTCAATGCGCCACCACACCCTAA
- a CDS encoding NAD(P)H-quinone oxidoreductase subunit M, whose amino-acid sequence MLLKSTTRHIHIFTAEVKNGELVDNEQMLTLDVDPDNELNWNDNALQQVYRKFDELVESYNSEDLTEYNMRRIGSDLEHFVRTLLQTGQISYNLNSRVLNYSLGVPQVVTEQS is encoded by the coding sequence ATGTTGTTGAAATCTACAACCCGTCACATCCACATATTTACCGCCGAAGTCAAAAACGGCGAATTAGTAGACAACGAGCAAATGCTCACCCTAGACGTTGATCCAGACAACGAACTGAACTGGAACGACAACGCCCTGCAACAGGTTTATCGTAAATTTGACGAATTAGTAGAAAGCTACAACTCAGAAGACTTGACCGAATATAATATGCGCCGCATCGGTTCAGATTTAGAGCACTTTGTGCGAACCCTCTTGCAAACCGGCCAAATAAGCTACAACCTCAATAGCCGAGTCCTAAACTACAGCTTAGGAGTCCCCCAAGTAGTCACAGAGCAAAGCTAA
- a CDS encoding 3-isopropylmalate dehydratase: protein MTKVIRGQIFVVDDNIDTDQIIPAEYLTLVPSKPDEYEKLGSYALIGLPDRYGKFIETGASKTQYPIIIGGENFGCGSSREHAPIALGASGVEAVIAQSYARIFFRNCSATGELYPWESVERLCDEFKTGHDCTIDFEKNQIINHTLNKTYELKPLGEVGPVIEAGGLFAYARQTGMIAAK, encoded by the coding sequence ATGACAAAAGTAATACGCGGGCAAATTTTTGTTGTAGACGACAACATCGACACCGATCAAATCATCCCAGCCGAATACCTCACCCTCGTCCCCTCAAAACCCGACGAATACGAAAAACTTGGCAGCTACGCCCTCATCGGCTTACCAGATCGCTACGGCAAATTTATCGAAACCGGCGCCAGCAAAACCCAATACCCGATCATCATTGGCGGTGAAAACTTCGGCTGCGGTTCCTCCCGCGAGCACGCCCCCATCGCCCTCGGAGCCTCTGGTGTGGAAGCCGTCATCGCCCAATCCTACGCCCGCATCTTTTTCCGCAACTGTTCCGCCACCGGCGAACTTTACCCCTGGGAATCCGTAGAAAGGCTTTGCGACGAATTCAAAACCGGCCATGATTGTACCATAGACTTTGAAAAAAATCAAATCATCAACCACACCCTTAACAAAACTTACGAACTCAAACCCCTTGGAGAAGTCGGGCCGGTCATCGAAGCCGGCGGCCTCTTCGCCTACGCCAGACAAACCGGCATGATTGCAGCAAAATAG